A part of Maridesulfovibrio hydrothermalis AM13 = DSM 14728 genomic DNA contains:
- a CDS encoding tetratricopeptide repeat protein translates to MSSAKSIKENIARAKAYGQRKDYMRCLHALSISLDEFGGSKIFGREKFEIGILVDEVFRQLLAMEELKRVLPRGLKYTKGQEKKLSAILKKIHDTIKTALEKAAIEKIRKQKNQIDQYILAGQKALAKKDVKEAKKFFRKITDAYPEERGILQDVGARLVKSGFPADGVEYLERAIAQSPSDSRPYISLLLAWEMQGEEDKALAIIKDIVRRFGANESIYIRQAKLFLGKRMYTEAYDASAAALKLNPLSREAKKISDRLGPKIFGRGYKPGATAGELKAAAKSKTAAGSAKTAGSKSGGMDFNLDGSSSKPAKAAKKKATAKKSDSSKAIKLDF, encoded by the coding sequence ATGAGTTCAGCTAAAAGCATCAAGGAAAATATTGCACGCGCCAAGGCATATGGTCAGCGGAAAGATTATATGCGCTGTTTGCATGCGCTGAGCATTTCTCTCGATGAATTTGGTGGGAGTAAGATTTTTGGACGTGAAAAATTTGAAATAGGAATTCTGGTTGATGAAGTCTTCAGGCAGTTGTTAGCAATGGAAGAGCTTAAAAGAGTTCTGCCGCGTGGCCTTAAATATACCAAAGGGCAGGAAAAAAAGCTTTCTGCCATACTAAAAAAAATACACGATACCATCAAAACTGCACTTGAAAAGGCCGCAATAGAGAAGATCAGAAAGCAGAAAAATCAGATTGATCAATACATTTTGGCAGGGCAAAAGGCTTTAGCAAAAAAAGATGTTAAAGAAGCAAAGAAATTTTTCCGTAAGATAACTGATGCCTATCCTGAAGAACGCGGCATTCTGCAAGACGTGGGGGCGCGGCTGGTTAAGTCCGGTTTTCCTGCTGACGGGGTTGAATATCTTGAAAGAGCCATTGCTCAGTCTCCATCTGACAGCCGTCCCTACATATCACTGCTCCTTGCCTGGGAGATGCAGGGGGAAGAGGATAAGGCTCTGGCTATAATCAAGGACATAGTTAGACGGTTCGGCGCAAACGAAAGTATCTACATTCGTCAGGCAAAACTTTTTCTTGGCAAACGTATGTACACCGAAGCTTATGATGCCTCTGCTGCTGCGCTTAAGCTTAATCCGCTCAGCCGGGAAGCGAAGAAAATTTCCGATCGCCTTGGTCCCAAGATTTTCGGGCGGGGCTATAAGCCCGGTGCTACAGCAGGAGAGTTGAAAGCTGCCGCCAAATCAAAGACAGCGGCAGGATCTGCTAAAACAGCCGGCTCAAAGTCAGGGGGGATGGATTTCAACCTTGACGGTTCAAGCAGTAAGCCTGCCAAAGCGGCCAAGAAGAAAGCTACGGCTAAAAAGTCGGATTCATCTAAGGCCATTAAGCTGGATTTTTAG
- a CDS encoding glutamine--tRNA ligase/YqeY domain fusion protein — protein sequence MSEKNSESSVSKNFITAIIDKDNETGKFEGRVATRFPPEPNGYLHIGHAKSICLNFGLADQYNGTCNLRFDDTNPVKEDVEYVESIKEDVRWLGFDWEDRLHYSSDYFEKLYEFAVQLIKGGKAYVDSLSAEEIREYRGSLKEPGKESPYRNRSVEENLELFEKMKNGECEEGEHVLRAKIDMAAPNIILRDPTIYRIRKAAHHRTGDTWCIYPMYDFTHCLSDSLEKITHSLCTLEFENNRALYDWMLEALGVYRPQQIEFARLNLSYTVMSKRRLIQLVEDGHVSGWDDPRMPTISGMRRRGYSPASIRNFCERIGVAKAANMVDFALLEFSVREDLNANSHRYMGVVNPLKVVIENYPEGQVEEFEFQNNPEDPDAGTRMVPFSREMYIEREDFMEDAPKKFFRLSQGREVRLRYAYYVTCTDVIKDDNGEVIELRCTYDPETRGGSSKDGRRVKGTLHWLSAPHAVEAEVRLYNHLFTKENPLKNKDGSDFKDHINPESLEVRPTCYVEPALGNVKPGYRCQFERVGYFCADPDSTPEKPVFNRTATLRDTWKKIEKNRKK from the coding sequence ATGTCAGAAAAGAACAGCGAATCAAGCGTCAGCAAAAATTTTATTACAGCGATAATCGATAAAGATAATGAAACCGGTAAGTTCGAAGGGCGTGTTGCAACCCGCTTTCCCCCTGAACCGAACGGTTATCTTCATATCGGTCATGCAAAATCAATTTGTTTAAATTTTGGTCTTGCTGATCAATATAATGGAACCTGCAATCTTCGTTTTGATGACACCAATCCTGTTAAAGAGGACGTAGAATACGTTGAATCTATTAAGGAAGATGTCCGCTGGCTTGGTTTTGACTGGGAAGACAGGCTTCACTATTCTTCTGACTATTTTGAAAAGCTTTATGAATTTGCTGTGCAGCTGATCAAGGGTGGCAAGGCTTATGTAGACAGTCTCAGTGCTGAAGAGATCCGTGAGTACCGCGGCTCTCTTAAAGAGCCGGGAAAGGAAAGTCCTTACCGTAATCGCTCTGTCGAAGAGAATCTTGAGCTTTTTGAAAAAATGAAAAATGGGGAATGCGAAGAAGGTGAACATGTGCTGCGGGCCAAGATTGATATGGCAGCACCTAATATTATCCTGCGTGATCCGACCATTTATAGAATCAGAAAAGCGGCTCACCACCGTACTGGTGATACATGGTGCATTTACCCCATGTATGACTTCACACATTGTCTTTCCGATTCACTGGAGAAGATTACCCACTCCCTCTGCACATTGGAATTTGAAAATAACCGTGCTCTTTATGACTGGATGCTGGAAGCTCTGGGTGTCTACCGCCCGCAGCAGATTGAGTTCGCCAGATTGAACCTCAGCTATACAGTCATGAGCAAGCGTCGTCTGATTCAATTGGTTGAAGACGGACACGTCAGCGGCTGGGATGACCCCAGAATGCCCACTATTTCCGGTATGAGAAGGCGCGGTTATTCCCCTGCTTCAATTCGTAATTTCTGTGAACGTATCGGCGTGGCCAAAGCTGCTAATATGGTTGACTTTGCATTGCTCGAATTCTCTGTTCGCGAAGATCTTAATGCTAACTCCCATAGATATATGGGTGTGGTTAATCCTCTTAAAGTTGTTATTGAAAACTATCCTGAAGGTCAGGTTGAGGAATTTGAATTTCAGAATAATCCGGAAGATCCTGATGCCGGAACCCGTATGGTCCCTTTTTCAAGAGAAATGTACATTGAACGGGAAGATTTCATGGAAGATGCTCCCAAGAAATTTTTCAGGCTTTCTCAGGGGCGCGAGGTCCGTTTGCGCTATGCTTATTATGTGACCTGCACTGATGTTATAAAAGATGATAACGGCGAGGTTATTGAACTGCGCTGCACCTATGACCCTGAAACACGGGGCGGTTCGTCTAAAGACGGCCGCAGGGTCAAGGGAACTCTGCACTGGCTCTCAGCCCCGCACGCAGTTGAAGCGGAAGTCCGTCTTTACAATCATCTTTTCACTAAAGAAAATCCCTTGAAGAATAAGGACGGTTCTGACTTTAAGGATCATATTAATCCTGAATCACTTGAAGTACGGCCCACCTGTTATGTGGAACCTGCGCTTGGCAACGTTAAGCCCGGTTACAGGTGTCAGTTTGAAAGAGTCGGCTATTTCTGTGCTGACCCGGACTCTACACCGGAAAAGCCTGTTTTCAACAGAACAGCTACTTTACGTGACACATGGAAGAAAATTGAAAAGAACCGGAAAAAATAG
- a CDS encoding class I SAM-dependent methyltransferase yields the protein MKLLNLGCGQTWHRDWVNIDFKSTGPEVTGHDLTSGLPYDDGEFDAVYSSHLLEHFNKSFAPQFVSDCFRVLKNGGVFRVAVPDLETITRLYLMLLDRARKGDEEAQGAYDWIMIELFDQMVRNVPGGSFVKHLADKNLKAESFIISRAGREASDVLSYLKNPANADRVSKLSFPDETKLGAEQIGNFRLSGEVHQWMYDSYSLGQLLSGAGFTAIRTVRADESLIPDFAGYCLDTDECGKVRKPDSLFMEAIKENTDG from the coding sequence ATGAAATTATTAAATCTCGGGTGCGGCCAGACTTGGCACAGAGACTGGGTAAATATTGATTTTAAGTCCACCGGACCTGAGGTGACCGGTCATGATTTAACTTCAGGTCTGCCTTATGATGATGGAGAGTTTGATGCAGTATACTCTTCTCATCTGCTGGAGCATTTCAATAAATCTTTTGCACCGCAGTTTGTGAGTGACTGCTTTCGGGTACTTAAGAATGGCGGTGTTTTCAGGGTTGCAGTTCCTGACCTTGAAACTATAACCCGTCTATATCTTATGTTGCTGGACCGGGCGCGCAAAGGGGATGAGGAGGCACAGGGAGCGTATGATTGGATCATGATTGAGCTTTTTGACCAGATGGTAAGAAATGTTCCCGGTGGAAGTTTTGTTAAGCATTTGGCTGATAAAAATCTTAAAGCTGAATCCTTTATTATATCCCGTGCAGGACGGGAGGCCTCTGATGTATTATCATATTTGAAAAATCCGGCGAATGCGGACAGAGTTTCAAAGCTGAGCTTTCCTGACGAGACAAAACTTGGAGCGGAGCAGATCGGCAATTTCAGATTGTCAGGCGAAGTGCATCAATGGATGTATGACAGTTATTCTCTTGGCCAGCTGCTTTCCGGAGCTGGTTTTACAGCCATAAGGACTGTCCGTGCGGATGAATCATTGATTCCTGATTTTGCAGGTTATTGTCTGGATACGGATGAGTGTGGTAAGGTAAGAAAGCCGGACTCTTTATTCATGGAAGCTATTAAAGAGAATACCGATGGGTAA
- a CDS encoding chemotaxis protein CheX, with the protein MNVELAKPFIKATSDILTMMAMVTPTAGKPFVKKGNVATGDVTGIVGFTGNVSGSVSISFEKNCAVQIVKNMLGDDIQDILQDVKDAVGEITNMVSGQARAGLTEMGYQLQGSTPTVIMGDNHTIAHMTAGPVMAIPFTTEHGNFTIEFSFN; encoded by the coding sequence ATGAATGTAGAACTGGCTAAGCCTTTCATCAAGGCGACCTCAGATATCCTCACCATGATGGCAATGGTCACTCCCACAGCGGGAAAACCCTTTGTAAAAAAGGGAAATGTTGCCACTGGAGATGTAACAGGGATTGTCGGTTTCACTGGTAATGTAAGCGGCAGCGTCTCAATCTCCTTTGAAAAAAATTGTGCGGTCCAAATAGTTAAAAATATGCTTGGCGATGACATTCAGGATATTCTTCAAGACGTAAAAGATGCTGTAGGTGAAATAACCAACATGGTTTCCGGACAGGCAAGAGCAGGTCTCACAGAAATGGGCTACCAGCTTCAAGGCTCCACACCGACAGTCATCATGGGCGACAATCACACAATTGCCCATATGACCGCAGGACCGGTAATGGCGATTCCCTTCACCACTGAGCACGGCAATTTTACTATTGAATTCAGCTTCAATTAA
- the groL gene encoding chaperonin GroEL (60 kDa chaperone family; promotes refolding of misfolded polypeptides especially under stressful conditions; forms two stacked rings of heptamers to form a barrel-shaped 14mer; ends can be capped by GroES; misfolded proteins enter the barrel where they are refolded when GroES binds) produces the protein MAKQILFDAKAREKLKIGVDKLADAVKVTLGPKGRNVVIDKSFGSPVITKDGVSVAKEIELKDKFENMGAQMVKEVASKTSDIAGDGTTTATILAQAVFTEGVKLVAAGRNPMAIKRGIDKAVEAIIDDLETLAKPTRDQKEIAQVGTISANNDVTIGNIIAEAMNKVGKEGVITVEEAKGLDTTLDVVEGMQFDRGYLSPYFVSNAEKMICEMDEPLILISEKKVSNMKELLPVLEQVAKMSKPLVIIAEDIEGEALATLVVNKLRGTLNVVAVKAPGFGDRRKAMLADLAALTGGSVVSDDIGLQLEGVTLEDLGSAKRVVIDKDNTTIVDGAGESEVIKARVGQIRNEIDLSSSDYDREKLQERLAKIVGGVAVINVGAATETEMKEKKARVEDALNATRAAVEEGIVPGGGTALVRCLSALENVNASDDDETAGINIISRAIEEPLRQIAANAGLEGSVVVEKVKAAKDAIGFNAAIGEYEDLIKAGVIDPKKVTRIALQNAASVAGLLLTTECAIAEKPEKAADMPPMPGGMPGGMGGMGGMGGMGGMGGMY, from the coding sequence ATGGCTAAACAGATTCTTTTCGACGCCAAAGCGCGTGAAAAACTTAAAATCGGCGTAGACAAACTTGCCGATGCAGTAAAGGTTACTCTCGGACCCAAAGGCCGTAACGTTGTTATAGACAAATCCTTCGGCTCCCCTGTTATCACCAAAGACGGTGTCTCCGTTGCCAAAGAAATCGAACTGAAAGACAAGTTCGAAAACATGGGCGCGCAGATGGTTAAGGAAGTTGCTTCCAAGACCTCCGACATCGCCGGTGACGGTACTACTACTGCTACCATCCTCGCTCAGGCTGTTTTCACCGAAGGTGTTAAACTCGTTGCAGCAGGCCGTAATCCAATGGCTATCAAGCGCGGTATCGACAAAGCTGTTGAAGCTATCATCGACGACCTTGAAACTCTCGCCAAACCTACACGCGACCAGAAAGAAATCGCTCAGGTCGGTACCATCTCTGCAAACAATGACGTAACTATCGGTAACATCATTGCAGAAGCCATGAACAAAGTCGGCAAAGAAGGCGTTATCACAGTTGAAGAAGCTAAAGGCCTCGACACAACTCTTGATGTTGTAGAAGGTATGCAGTTTGACCGTGGTTACCTTTCCCCTTATTTCGTAAGCAACGCAGAAAAAATGATCTGCGAAATGGATGAGCCTCTCATCCTCATCAGCGAAAAGAAAGTTTCCAACATGAAGGAACTTCTGCCCGTACTTGAGCAGGTTGCTAAAATGAGCAAACCTCTCGTTATCATCGCTGAAGACATCGAAGGCGAAGCTCTTGCTACTCTCGTTGTCAACAAACTGCGCGGCACACTCAACGTTGTTGCTGTTAAAGCTCCCGGTTTCGGAGATCGCCGTAAGGCAATGCTCGCTGACCTCGCAGCTCTTACCGGCGGCTCAGTTGTTTCCGATGACATCGGCCTCCAGCTTGAAGGTGTTACCCTTGAAGATCTCGGCTCCGCTAAACGCGTAGTTATCGACAAAGACAACACCACTATCGTTGACGGTGCAGGCGAAAGCGAAGTTATTAAAGCTCGCGTTGGGCAGATCCGTAATGAAATTGACCTTTCATCCTCTGACTATGACCGTGAAAAACTTCAGGAACGTCTTGCTAAGATCGTTGGTGGCGTAGCCGTTATCAACGTCGGAGCTGCAACTGAAACTGAAATGAAAGAAAAGAAAGCACGCGTTGAAGATGCACTTAACGCTACCCGCGCTGCTGTTGAAGAAGGCATCGTTCCCGGCGGCGGAACAGCACTCGTTCGCTGTCTCTCTGCTCTGGAAAACGTAAACGCTTCTGACGATGACGAAACCGCCGGTATCAACATCATCAGCCGCGCTATCGAAGAGCCTCTCCGCCAGATCGCAGCAAATGCAGGCCTCGAAGGCTCTGTTGTTGTAGAAAAGGTTAAAGCTGCCAAAGACGCTATCGGTTTCAACGCTGCTATCGGCGAATACGAAGACCTCATCAAAGCTGGTGTTATCGACCCCAAAAAGGTTACCCGTATTGCTCTGCAGAATGCTGCTTCCGTAGCTGGACTCCTGCTCACCACTGAATGCGCTATCGCCGAAAAGCCTGAAAAGGCTGCTGATATGCCTCCAATGCCAGGTGGTATGCCCGGCGGAATGGGCGGCATGGGTGGTATGGGCGGAATGGGTGGCATGGGCGGAATGTACTAA
- a CDS encoding Mor transcription activator family protein — MILGFFTSCGDFPDLDGKRAMSPEELIKILGDEAAERVMYYWGGTRVSVPDMDDLRKVRLRERIRQAFIQGATPAQVAERFGVSVRTAQRMRVPANYVERETKMI, encoded by the coding sequence ATGATATTAGGTTTTTTTACGAGTTGTGGCGATTTTCCCGATCTGGATGGCAAGCGGGCTATGTCGCCTGAGGAACTGATTAAGATCTTAGGCGACGAGGCCGCCGAAAGGGTAATGTATTATTGGGGCGGAACAAGGGTTTCCGTGCCGGATATGGATGATTTGCGAAAGGTGAGGCTTAGAGAGCGTATCCGGCAGGCATTCATACAGGGTGCAACTCCTGCTCAGGTTGCAGAGCGTTTCGGTGTTTCTGTGCGGACTGCACAAAGAATGCGTGTTCCTGCCAATTACGTTGAACGTGAAACCAAAATGATATAA
- a CDS encoding S24 family peptidase: protein MGFYQDLVEGLKGMIGQGRKYANPTQMAKACGVAPNQIIRYIKQERGKHIQVVAKVLDEVGAKIIFPGNKDAGTENDFFVIPRALARPDFKNEGLLRDDKNGSNIYFSRNWLTGKGSIESMHLLTVTGNSMSPRIEDGDQVIVDESQKELNEGRIYAIRIDREIVVRRIAKEPGKTVLISDCPDACPKRIELEIKEESLSWATIGRIIYVAKDLL from the coding sequence ATGGGCTTTTATCAAGATTTGGTCGAAGGGCTAAAAGGAATGATCGGGCAAGGACGGAAGTACGCCAACCCTACTCAAATGGCTAAAGCGTGCGGTGTAGCTCCTAATCAGATCATCAGGTACATCAAACAGGAAAGAGGCAAGCACATTCAAGTAGTTGCGAAAGTTCTTGATGAAGTAGGTGCAAAAATAATTTTCCCCGGAAATAAGGATGCAGGCACTGAAAATGATTTTTTCGTAATACCAAGAGCCTTAGCACGTCCCGACTTCAAAAATGAGGGCCTGCTCAGAGACGATAAGAATGGATCAAATATATATTTCAGCCGGAACTGGCTTACCGGTAAGGGAAGCATTGAAAGCATGCATCTCTTGACCGTAACCGGAAACTCCATGAGTCCACGCATTGAAGATGGCGATCAGGTGATTGTGGACGAGTCACAAAAAGAACTGAATGAAGGGCGTATATATGCCATCCGCATTGACCGTGAAATCGTTGTCAGGCGCATTGCCAAAGAACCGGGAAAAACAGTGCTGATCTCAGACTGCCCTGATGCCTGCCCCAAACGCATTGAACTGGAAATAAAAGAAGAATCGCTCAGCTGGGCTACTATAGGGCGGATTATCTATGTCGCCAAGGATCTCCTGTAA
- the groES gene encoding co-chaperone GroES, with protein sequence MKLKPLNDRILVRRLEVEEKTIGGIIIPDSAKEKPMKGKVIATGPGKLDDAGSRIALGVKEGDAVLFAKYAGTEVNIDGDDHLIMREDDILAVVE encoded by the coding sequence ATGAAACTTAAGCCGCTTAATGACCGTATTTTGGTTAGACGCCTTGAAGTGGAAGAAAAGACCATCGGTGGAATCATCATTCCCGATTCTGCTAAAGAAAAGCCTATGAAAGGCAAAGTTATAGCTACCGGCCCCGGCAAGCTTGACGATGCAGGCTCCAGAATTGCTCTGGGAGTTAAAGAAGGCGATGCAGTTCTTTTCGCAAAGTATGCAGGAACAGAAGTCAACATCGACGGCGATGATCACCTCATCATGCGCGAAGACGACATCCTCGCAGTTGTCGAATAA
- a CDS encoding sensor domain-containing diguanylate cyclase, translated as MVSKCSSTVLKYFLKRYLPVAVLILVISAGVLYTQRAQYVELVKDHEINLIKGDYIALSSWLASGIEDISLISGLVENRMIADGSFAEKYDDIAKIFSIFGQERRNCVQVRYISTKGKELVRINMDQGEALRVGSEFLQDKSDRDYFKDISNLGDGVYVSAFNLNEEFGKVVVPHAPVLRFAKKVFGDGGGELGSVIINLSGNDLLSVFSKASDESFGQVYFVNENGGWIVGPQESHNWRFLLGQKDGFMKDEFPEQWAIIAEESSGQFVGSNGLYTYTSLKEGSFAVPFSFKVKFKEDWKIISNVAKADLAVPWSNITLLLILFLYILSGFLFWRKTISVVEQEKVSAALKKSEKRFMDVADAAGEFIWETGPDGCFIFVTGRAQDILGYSSEELIGRSPFDFVDEESSWEVRKEFLDAAQNGKSFTGLVFKFVNRDGRKLWLEFNGVPVFDEQGVVTGFRGASSDISGQRKALQDLQDRENMLQSISDSVQDALVLMDEGGLVHFWNPAAEKIFGYTAGEMLGESLQCCILPEDNVDIEGGGEEGAGVNELLANYGSFTVNVRRKGGTVFPAEVLLSPLRKDEKWWVVGTIRDVTERKEAEDKLRKLATTDPLTGLSNRRFFMESSEDALQRSLRYERELSLLVMDIDFFKNVNDMFGHDAGDDVLKSLSAVGLKILRSIDVFGRIGGEEFAILLPDTRLEGAKLVAERFRKEIEQARMFTRSGELTITVSIGVATLNEKTRTLEHLLKAADIGLYAAKNAGRNRVEVQLSPEGSVD; from the coding sequence ATGGTTAGCAAATGTTCCAGCACTGTTTTGAAGTATTTTCTTAAGAGATATCTTCCTGTTGCAGTTCTCATCCTGGTTATCTCTGCCGGCGTGCTTTATACGCAGCGTGCGCAGTATGTTGAACTTGTCAAAGATCATGAGATTAATCTGATTAAAGGTGACTATATTGCACTCAGCTCCTGGCTTGCGTCCGGGATAGAAGATATAAGTCTTATTTCTGGGTTAGTTGAAAATCGTATGATTGCAGATGGTTCCTTTGCTGAGAAATATGATGATATTGCTAAAATTTTTTCGATTTTCGGGCAGGAGCGTCGAAATTGTGTGCAGGTGCGCTATATTTCCACTAAAGGGAAAGAGCTGGTGCGAATTAATATGGATCAGGGAGAGGCTCTGCGGGTAGGCAGTGAATTTCTTCAGGATAAAAGTGACAGGGATTACTTTAAAGATATCTCAAACCTTGGTGACGGGGTTTACGTTTCTGCATTTAACCTGAACGAAGAGTTTGGCAAGGTTGTTGTTCCACATGCCCCTGTCCTTCGATTTGCTAAAAAAGTTTTCGGAGATGGTGGAGGGGAGCTTGGGAGTGTTATTATCAACCTGTCCGGTAATGACTTGCTCAGTGTCTTCAGCAAGGCCTCTGATGAATCTTTTGGACAGGTTTATTTTGTTAATGAAAACGGCGGCTGGATAGTAGGGCCTCAAGAGAGTCACAACTGGAGATTTTTGTTAGGGCAGAAAGATGGTTTTATGAAGGACGAATTTCCCGAGCAGTGGGCCATCATCGCTGAAGAGTCTTCCGGACAGTTTGTTGGGAGCAACGGGCTTTATACTTATACTTCCCTCAAAGAGGGAAGTTTTGCCGTTCCATTTTCATTTAAAGTCAAGTTTAAAGAAGACTGGAAAATAATAAGCAATGTTGCAAAGGCTGACCTTGCTGTTCCCTGGAGCAATATAACACTTCTTCTGATTCTTTTTTTGTATATCCTCAGCGGTTTTCTTTTTTGGCGTAAAACGATTTCTGTTGTTGAGCAGGAAAAGGTCAGTGCGGCACTCAAAAAAAGTGAAAAAAGATTTATGGATGTGGCTGATGCCGCTGGTGAATTTATCTGGGAGACCGGTCCTGACGGGTGTTTTATTTTTGTAACAGGAAGGGCTCAGGATATTCTGGGATATAGTTCTGAGGAGCTTATAGGTAGATCTCCATTTGATTTTGTGGATGAGGAATCCTCATGGGAAGTAAGAAAAGAATTTCTGGATGCAGCCCAGAACGGAAAAAGTTTCACGGGGCTGGTTTTTAAATTTGTCAACAGAGACGGACGTAAGCTTTGGCTTGAATTCAATGGAGTGCCGGTTTTTGATGAGCAGGGAGTTGTTACCGGTTTTCGCGGTGCATCCTCTGACATCAGCGGACAGAGAAAAGCTTTGCAGGATTTGCAGGACAGGGAAAACATGCTTCAGAGTATAAGTGATTCAGTTCAGGATGCTCTGGTGCTGATGGATGAGGGTGGTTTGGTTCATTTCTGGAATCCAGCTGCTGAGAAAATTTTTGGTTATACCGCCGGTGAAATGCTCGGCGAAAGTCTGCAGTGCTGCATTCTGCCTGAAGATAATGTTGATATAGAGGGCGGTGGAGAAGAAGGGGCCGGGGTAAACGAGCTTCTTGCCAACTATGGGTCTTTTACAGTCAATGTACGCCGCAAAGGGGGGACTGTTTTTCCTGCCGAGGTGCTTCTCTCGCCTTTGCGTAAGGATGAGAAATGGTGGGTTGTGGGCACTATCCGTGATGTTACTGAACGCAAAGAAGCAGAGGATAAGTTGCGTAAGTTAGCTACAACCGATCCTCTTACCGGACTCAGCAACCGCCGTTTTTTCATGGAAAGCTCCGAGGATGCCCTTCAAAGGTCGCTTCGTTATGAAAGGGAGCTTTCTCTGCTGGTGATGGATATTGATTTCTTTAAGAATGTTAATGATATGTTCGGTCATGATGCCGGAGATGATGTCTTAAAAAGTCTTTCTGCCGTCGGGTTGAAAATTTTACGTAGTATAGATGTCTTTGGCAGAATAGGCGGAGAAGAATTTGCTATACTTCTCCCCGATACCAGACTTGAAGGGGCGAAGCTGGTGGCCGAGAGGTTTCGCAAGGAAATTGAACAGGCCAGAATGTTCACCCGTTCCGGTGAACTTACCATAACTGTCAGCATCGGAGTTGCAACGCTAAATGAAAAGACGCGTACTCTGGAACATCTGCTTAAGGCGGCAGACATAGGTCTGTATGCAGCCAAAAATGCCGGGCGCAACAGAGTGGAGGTGCAGCTTTCGCCGGAAGGTTCTGTTGATTAA